A DNA window from Camelina sativa cultivar DH55 chromosome 17, Cs, whole genome shotgun sequence contains the following coding sequences:
- the LOC104757322 gene encoding uncharacterized protein LOC104757322 isoform X1: MDSSQGSSAATSTLQKIVIPNSNNEKLVGLLHDTGSTEIVVLCHGYRSNKNDPVMKTVATAIEKEGISAFRFDFSGNGESEGSFYFGNYNYEADDLHSVIRYFTNMNRVVPIILGHSKGGDVVLVYASKYHDIPNVINLSGRYDLKKGIGERLGEDFLEIVKQQGFIDVQEGNSGYRVTEESLMERLNTDMHEAGLKIHKECRVLTVHGSADEVIPLEDAKEFAKIIPNHKLEVVEGADHCYTKLLSQLGLRIMVTKVNFFVNKALLLQHMRLARNCVICQYYFC; this comes from the exons ATGGATTCATCTCAGGGAAGCTCAGCTGCTACTAGTACACTACAGAAGATTGTGATTCCGAACAGCAACAACGAGAAGCTGGTGGGTCTGCTTCATGATACTGGTTCTACTGAAATTGTGGTCTTGTGCCATGGCTATCGATCTAACAAG AATGACCCAGTCATGAAAACTGTTGCTACTGCTATAGAGAAAGAAGGGATCAGCGCTTTCCGTTTTGATTTCTCTGGGAATGG AGAGAGTGAAGGCAGTTTCTATTTTGGTAACTACAACTACGAAGCTGATGATCTACATTCTGTTATCCGATACTTCACTAACATGAACCGTGTGGTTCCTATCATTCTCGGCCACAGTAAAG GAGGTGATGTGGTCCTCGTCTATGCCTCCAAGTACCACGATATCCCCAATGTAATCAATCTTTCGGGACGATATGATCTAAAGAAAGGCATAGGAGAGCGTCTTGGGGAAGATTTTTTGGAAATAGTTAAGCAACAAGGATTCATTGATGTTCAAGAAG GAAACTCCGGGTATCGTGTTACCGAGGAGAGCTTAATGGAGAGGTTGAACACTGATATGCATGAAGCTGGTCTCAAGATTCACAAAGAATGCAG GGTCTTGACGGTTCATGGATCCGCGGATGAGGTTATACCCCTGGAAGATGCCAAGGAGTTTGCGAAGATCATACCCAACCACAAGCTGGAGGTTGTGGAAGGAGCTGATCATTGTTATACCAAACTTCTAAGTCAACTAG GTTTAAGAATAATGGTAACCAAAGTAAATTTCTTCGTTAATAAAGCGCTCTTGCTGCAGCACATGAGACTTGCACGAAACTGTGTTATATgtcaatattatttttgttaa
- the LOC104757323 gene encoding uncharacterized protein LOC104757323 isoform X1 has product MTGQLFFYNKLQLLFPFFLSCNKANKLSSMDSSQGSSAATSTLQKIVIPNSNNEKLVGLLHDTGSTEIVVLCHGCLSNKNDPIIKYVAAAIEKEGISAFRFDFSGNGESEGSFYFGNYNYEADDLRSVIQYFTNMNRVVPIILGHSKGGNVVLVYASKYHDISSVINLTGYSDMKKDLVRRLGENYLERIKQQGFIDAREGTAVLLWLITFTVLSQISYLVLSLSMRWSVVTEWRNIKVIDYRVTKESLMERLNTNMHEICLKIDKECRVLTVYGSADEVIPLEDAKAFEKIIPNHKLEIVEGADHCYHEHLSQLATTVMEFIKTVIVNN; this is encoded by the exons ATGACAGGACAGCtctttttttacaataaattgCAATTATTGTTCCCCTTTTTCCTCTCCTGCAACAAAGCAAACAAGTTGAGTAGTATGGATTCGTCTCAGGGAAGCTCAGCTGCTACTAGTACACTACAAAAGATTGTGATTCCTAACAGCAACAACGAGAAGCTGGTGGGTCTGCTTCATGATACTGGTTCTACTGAAATTGTTGTCTTGTGCCATGGCTGTCTATCAAACAAg AATGACCCAATCATCAAATATGTTGCTGCTGCTATAGAAAAAGAAGGGATTAGCGCTTTCCGTTTTGATTTCTCTGGGAATGG AGAGAGTGAAGGCAGTTTCTATTTTGGTAACTACAACTATGAAGCTGATGATCTACGTTCTGTTATCCAATACTTCACTAACATGAACCGAGTGGTTCCTATCATTCTTGGCCACAGTAAAG GTGGTAATGTGGTCCTTGTTTATGCCTCCAAGTATCACGATATCAGCAGTGTAATCAATCTCACTGGATATTCTGATATGAAGAAAGACTTAGTAAGGCGTCTTGGGGAAAATTATTTGGAAAGAATTAAGCAACAAGGATTCATTGATGCTAGGGAAGGTACTGCCGTACTGTTATGGCTCATTACTTTTACTGTACTGTCTCAGATCAGTTATCTAGTACTGTCTTTATCGATGCGCTGGTCTGTTGTTACAGAATGGCGTAATATAAAGGTTATCGACTATCGTGTTACCAAGGAGAGCTTAATGGAAAGGTTAAACACTAATATGCATGAAATTTGCCTCAAGATTGACAAAGAATGCAG GGTCTTGACAGTTTATGGATCGGCTGATGAGGTAATACCTCTGGAAGATGCCAAGGCGTTTGAGAAGATCATACCCAACCACAAGCTGGAGATTGTTGAAGGAGCTGATCATTGTTATCACGAACATCTAAGTCAGCTAGCTACAACAGTTATGGAGTTCATAAAGACAGTCATTGTGAACAACTAG
- the LOC104757322 gene encoding uncharacterized protein LOC104757322 isoform X2 produces MDSSQGSSAATSTLQKIVIPNSNNEKLVGLLHDTGSTEIVVLCHGYRSNKNDPVMKTVATAIEKEGISAFRFDFSGNGESEGSFYFGNYNYEADDLHSVIRYFTNMNRVVPIILGHSKGGDVVLVYASKYHDIPNVINLSGRYDLKKGIGERLGEDFLEIVKQQGFIDVQEGNSGYRVTEESLMERLNTDMHEAGLKIHKECRVLTVHGSADEVIPLEDAKEFAKIIPNHKLEVVEGADHCYTKLLSQLGTTVLEFIKTVIVTN; encoded by the exons ATGGATTCATCTCAGGGAAGCTCAGCTGCTACTAGTACACTACAGAAGATTGTGATTCCGAACAGCAACAACGAGAAGCTGGTGGGTCTGCTTCATGATACTGGTTCTACTGAAATTGTGGTCTTGTGCCATGGCTATCGATCTAACAAG AATGACCCAGTCATGAAAACTGTTGCTACTGCTATAGAGAAAGAAGGGATCAGCGCTTTCCGTTTTGATTTCTCTGGGAATGG AGAGAGTGAAGGCAGTTTCTATTTTGGTAACTACAACTACGAAGCTGATGATCTACATTCTGTTATCCGATACTTCACTAACATGAACCGTGTGGTTCCTATCATTCTCGGCCACAGTAAAG GAGGTGATGTGGTCCTCGTCTATGCCTCCAAGTACCACGATATCCCCAATGTAATCAATCTTTCGGGACGATATGATCTAAAGAAAGGCATAGGAGAGCGTCTTGGGGAAGATTTTTTGGAAATAGTTAAGCAACAAGGATTCATTGATGTTCAAGAAG GAAACTCCGGGTATCGTGTTACCGAGGAGAGCTTAATGGAGAGGTTGAACACTGATATGCATGAAGCTGGTCTCAAGATTCACAAAGAATGCAG GGTCTTGACGGTTCATGGATCCGCGGATGAGGTTATACCCCTGGAAGATGCCAAGGAGTTTGCGAAGATCATACCCAACCACAAGCTGGAGGTTGTGGAAGGAGCTGATCATTGTTATACCAAACTTCTAAGTCAACTAGGTACAACAGTTTTGGAGTTCATAAAGACAGTCATTGTGACCAactag
- the LOC104757323 gene encoding putative uncharacterized protein YDL057W isoform X2, with product MTGQLFFYNKLQLLFPFFLSCNKANKLSSMDSSQGSSAATSTLQKIVIPNSNNEKLVGLLHDTGSTEIVVLCHGCLSNKNDPIIKYVAAAIEKEGISAFRFDFSGNGESEGSFYFGNYNYEADDLRSVIQYFTNMNRVVPIILGHSKGGNVVLVYASKYHDISSVINLTGYSDMKKDLVRRLGENYLERIKQQGFIDAREEWRNIKVIDYRVTKESLMERLNTNMHEICLKIDKECRVLTVYGSADEVIPLEDAKAFEKIIPNHKLEIVEGADHCYHEHLSQLATTVMEFIKTVIVNN from the exons ATGACAGGACAGCtctttttttacaataaattgCAATTATTGTTCCCCTTTTTCCTCTCCTGCAACAAAGCAAACAAGTTGAGTAGTATGGATTCGTCTCAGGGAAGCTCAGCTGCTACTAGTACACTACAAAAGATTGTGATTCCTAACAGCAACAACGAGAAGCTGGTGGGTCTGCTTCATGATACTGGTTCTACTGAAATTGTTGTCTTGTGCCATGGCTGTCTATCAAACAAg AATGACCCAATCATCAAATATGTTGCTGCTGCTATAGAAAAAGAAGGGATTAGCGCTTTCCGTTTTGATTTCTCTGGGAATGG AGAGAGTGAAGGCAGTTTCTATTTTGGTAACTACAACTATGAAGCTGATGATCTACGTTCTGTTATCCAATACTTCACTAACATGAACCGAGTGGTTCCTATCATTCTTGGCCACAGTAAAG GTGGTAATGTGGTCCTTGTTTATGCCTCCAAGTATCACGATATCAGCAGTGTAATCAATCTCACTGGATATTCTGATATGAAGAAAGACTTAGTAAGGCGTCTTGGGGAAAATTATTTGGAAAGAATTAAGCAACAAGGATTCATTGATGCTAGGGAAG AATGGCGTAATATAAAGGTTATCGACTATCGTGTTACCAAGGAGAGCTTAATGGAAAGGTTAAACACTAATATGCATGAAATTTGCCTCAAGATTGACAAAGAATGCAG GGTCTTGACAGTTTATGGATCGGCTGATGAGGTAATACCTCTGGAAGATGCCAAGGCGTTTGAGAAGATCATACCCAACCACAAGCTGGAGATTGTTGAAGGAGCTGATCATTGTTATCACGAACATCTAAGTCAGCTAGCTACAACAGTTATGGAGTTCATAAAGACAGTCATTGTGAACAACTAG
- the LOC104757318 gene encoding uncharacterized protein LOC104757318 has translation MSRLLLPKLFSISRTQVPPAASVLHNLYGRHKRFVHWTSKMSQDGVGSASGVRTFCSLEDLLAKKCVPCNAKDLRPMTEQSAQDLLQKVAGWDLANDSDTLKLHRSWTVKSFTKGLDFFKRVADVAESEGHHPDLHLVGWNNVKIEIWTHAIGGLTENDFILAAKINELQVEDLLRKKKVAK, from the exons ATGAGTCGGCTTTTGCTGCCTAAACTTTTCTCAATCTCTAGAACACAG GTTCCACCTGCTGCATCAGTATTGCATAATCTGTACGGACGTCACAAACG CTTTGTTCATTGGACAAGTAAGATGTCACAAGATGGTGTTGGTTCTGCTTCTGGAGTTAGAACATTTTGCTCCCTAGAAG atTTATTAGCCAAAAAGTGTGTGCCATGCAATGCGAAGGATCTGCGCCCCATGACCGAACAAAGTGCCCAAGACCTACTTCAAAAG GTTGCTGGATGGGATTTGGCCAATGACAGTGATACATTAAAGCTGCATCGGTCATGGACAGTGAAAAGTTTTACAAAGGGGCTAGATTTCTTCAAACGTGTAGCTGATGTCGCTGAATCAGAAG GTCATCACCCAGATTTGCATCTGGTTGGCTGGAATAATGTGAAAATCGAGATATGGACACATGCGATAG GTGGTTTGACGGAAAACGACTTCATTCTTGCTGCTAAGATCAACGAGCTCCAAGTGGAAGATcttctgaggaagaagaaagttgcCAAATGA
- the LOC104757319 gene encoding uncharacterized protein LOC104757319: MDERDRETRVSHGDSDAGNVVVDQSIKDTGEEDSTLCDSFVEENKTLESAAEQQQKRGKYFFYDTPLSEETGVWIPVSVPPMLEPDHEEWSRGLSFNGGYFPEGDMGWNQIFDEDKELTMWDVIVDMLLAARGKASALSSGNLERCGINFLSGHLLEQAWQEMAHTLTEANFGNAREILETEPPKWLPDSAASACMLCSVRFHPIMCSRHHCRYCGGIFCRDCSKGRSLVPAKFRVSDPQRVCDVCFVRLESVQPYLMDQVSPAAQLPTHDLTDLSTLRSWVNFPWAQSMEYEIYKATNTIRGYITKVGSSRTERSIPDAILRQAKGLAVITVARVGVMVTYKIGTGLVIARRDDGSWSPPSAISSFGLGWGAQAGGEFIDFIIVLRTREAIQTFGSNTHLVVGAGLSAAVGLTGRAVEADIRAGSGGYAACYTYSCSKGAFVGCSLEGSIFTTRTSENSRFYGSQSLSAPDILLGSLPRPPAAASLYRALGDLYQKMGSETVPSPAIPPLSED; encoded by the exons ATG GATGAAAGAGATCGAGAAACTCGTGTTTCTCATGGTGATTCGGATGCTGGTAATGTCGTTGTTGATCAAAGTATAAAAGATactggagaagaagattctACCTTATGTGATAGCTTTGTTGAAGAGAACAAAACACTGGAATCCGCagcagaacaacaacaaaagcgcggtaaatattttttctacGACACGCCGCTATCTGAGGAAACAGGGGTTTGGATACCTGTTTCAGTCCCGCCCATGTTAGAACCTGATCACGAGGAGTGGTCAAGAGGTCTTAGTTTCAATGGTGGTTACTTCCCCGAGGGAGATATGGGATGGAACCAGATATTTGATGAAGACAAGGAGTTAACTATGTGGGATGTCATAGTGGATATGTTGCTTGCAGCTCGTGGTAAAGCGAGTGCTCTTAGTTCAGGCAACCTTGAGAGATGTGGCATTAATTTTTTGTCCGGGCATCTTCTTGAACAAGCTTGGCAAGAGATGGCTCATACTCTCACTGAGGCTAACTTTGGTAATGCGAGAGAGATTCTGGAGACTGAGCCACCTAAATGGTTACCGGATAGCGCTGCTTCTGCTTGTATGCTGTGTAGTGTGAGGTTTCATCCGATTATGTGTTCCCGTCATCATTGTCGATATTGTGGTGGAATATTCTGTAGGGACTGttctaaaggaagaagcttGGTTCCTGCAAAGTTTCGTGTTTCAGATCCTCAAAGGGTTTGTGATGTGTGTTTTGTGAGGTTGGAGTCTGTCCAGCCTTATTTGATGGACCAAGTTAGTCCTGCTGCTCAGTTGCCAACCCATGACTTGACAGATCTTAGTACGTTGAGGTCTTGGGTGAATTTTCCTTGGGCACAATCCATGGAGTATGAGATTTATAAGGCGACTAACACTATTCGGGGTTATATAACCAAG GTTGGTTCTTCGAGAACTGAGAGGTCGATCCCAGATGCTATTTTAAGACAAGCAAAAGGTCTGGCAGTAATCACTGTTGCCAGAGTtggagttatggttacatatAAAATTGGGACTGGACTTGTGATTGCTCGTAGAGATGATGGCTCCTGGTCTCCACCCTCCGCCATCTCTTCATTTGGTTTGGGATGGGGTGCTCAG GCGGGAGGAGAGTTCATAGACTTTATTATCGTTCTGAGAACTCGTGAAGCCATTCAAACGTTTGGGAGTAACACCCATCTTGTTGTTGGAGCTGGTTTAAGCGCTGCAGTTGGTTTGACTGGACGAGCAGTTGAAGCAGATATCCGAGCAGGTAGCGGTGGATATGCTGCTTGCTATACCTACAGCTGCAGCAAAG GTGCATTTGTCGGCTGCTCGCTTGAAGGAAGCATCTTCACGACACGTACAAGTGAGAACTCACGGTTCTACGGGAGCCAGTCCTTATCTGCACCTGACATCCTCCTTGGCTCTTTGCCAAGACCACCAGCTGCTGCTTCTCTTTACCGTGCGCTTGGCGATCTGTATCAGAAGATGGGGAG TGAAACTGTTCCGTCTCCGGCAATTCCTCCGTTGTCTGAAGACTAA
- the LOC104757324 gene encoding DNA-binding protein DDB_G0278111, with protein MADPELEAIRQRRMQELMARQGLGKQGGNQPNPEQEKQQDDARREADERRQMMLSQILSSQARERIARIALVKPEKARGVEDVILRAAQMGQIVEKVSEERLITLLEQINSQTAKQTKVTIHRRRGVDDD; from the exons ATG GCGGATCCTGAACTAGAAGCTATTAGACAGAGGAGAATGCAAGAGCTTATGGCTCGACAAGGCTTg GGTAAGCAGGGTGGTAATCAGCCGAATCCAGAGCAAGAGAAACAACAGGATGATGCTAGAAG GGAAGCTGATGAACGTAGACAAATGATGCTTAGTCAAATATTGTCTTCCCAAGCCCGAGAGAGAA TTGCTCGAATTGCCCTGGTAAAACCTGAGAAAGCTAGAGGTGTAGAGGATGTTATTTTGAGGGCTGCTCAAATGGGACAGATTGTTGAAAAG GTTTCTGAGGAACGGCTTATAACACTGTTGGAACAAATAAACAGCCAAACTGCCAAACAAACGAAAGTCACG ATCCATAGGCGCCGTGGGGTGGATGACGATTAG
- the LOC104757320 gene encoding uncharacterized protein LOC104757320 — translation MGENGENHSVSKESNSKKVDSKNHSGIAKSDLWTDGIICAFEFIRGPKKHVDSKHPDKSSLKQEDGLTKHTSPGHHHNPFVDSSPVDISRSRSVPSLDLNPTGQVERYEGSHWVPIGWTRISELVQMVQVNAEWPNLELMDEEEDVPVTDLAAPYWERPGGPTWWCHMAAGHSFVEGWLKCATWLHPAISLALRDESKLISERMRHLLYEVPVRVAGGLLFELLGQSVGDPVISEDDVPVVFRSWQAKNFLVSVMHIKGNVSNTNVLGITEVEELLYAGGYNVPRTVHEVIAHLACRLSRWDDRLFRKSIFGAADEIELKFMNRRNHEDLNLFSIILNQEIRKLSRQVIRVKWSLHAREEIIFELLQHLRGNIPRHLLEGLRKNTREMLEEQEAVRGRLFTIQDVMQSSVRAWLQDKSLRVSHNLAVFGGCGLVLTIIVGLFGINVDGIPGAQNSPYAFLLFTGLMFLLGFVLIVIGLLYLGLKPPITEEQVEVRKLELQDVVKIFQHEAETHAQLRRNNLSPTAGDMFDADYILIQ, via the exons ATGGGTGAGAATGGGGAGAATCATTCAGTTTCTAAAGAGAGTAATTCAAAGAAGGTTGACAGTAAAAATCATTCCGGTATTGCCAAGAGTGATCTTTGGACTGATGGGATTATTTGCGCCTTTGAATTTATCCGAGGCCCCAAAAAACATGTTGATTCGAAACATCCGGACAAAAGCAGCTTGAAGCAAGAAGATGGACTCACCAAACATACTTCCCCTGGTCATCATCATAACCCGTTTGTTGATTCGTCTCCAGTCGATATATCAAGGTCAAGGTCGGTACCttctttggatttgaatccaACCGGACAAGTTGAGAGATACGAGGGGAGTCATTGGGTACCTATTGGTTGGACTAGAATCTCTGAACTTGTTCAAATGGTTCAAGTCAATGCGGAGTGGCCTAACCTCGAGTTaatggatgaagaagaggatgtccCTGTTACTGATTTAGCTGCTCCTTATTGGGAACGACCAGGTGGCCCAACGTGGTGGTGTCACATGGCTGCTGGACATTCGTTTGTTGAGGGATGGCTTAAATGTGCTACATGGTTGCATCCTGCCATTAGTCTCGCTTTGAGGGATGAAAGTAAGCTCATAAGTGAACGCATGAGACACCTTCTATATGAG GTTCCAGTGAGGGTTGCTGGGGGTTTATTGTTTGAGCTCTTAGGACAATCAGTCGGTGATCCAGTAATCAGTGAGGATGATGTACCCGTTGTTTTCCGTTCTTGGCAAGCGAAGAACTTTTTGGTATCTGTGATGCACATAAAAGGAAATGTGTCGAACACTAATGTCCTTGGCATCACCGAAGTAGAG GAGTTGCTCTATGCAGGAGGTTATAATGTACCAAGGACAGTTCACGAAGTTATAGCGCACTTGGCTTGCCGTCTTTCTCGATGGGATGATAG ATTATTCCGTAAATCTATATTTGGTGCAGCCGATGAAATCGAATTGAAGTTTATGAACAG GAGAAACCATGAGGATTTGAATCTTTTCAGTATCATTCTCAACCAAGAGATCAGAAAATTATCAAGACAG GTCATCCGAGTGAAGTGGTCACTACACGCAAGAGAGGAGATTatctttgagcttcttcagCATCTGAGGGGAAACATACCTCGACATTTGTTAGAGGGTTTGAGGAAGAACACGAGAGAAATGCTGGAGGAACAAGAAGCCGTCCGTGGACGTCTCTTCACAATTCAAGACGTCATGCAAAGCAGTGTTCGCGCTTGGTTACAG GACAAAAGCCTACGAGTAAGCCACAACTTAGCTGTCTTTGGAGGATGTGGTCTTGTGCTTACTATAATTGTAGGACTTTTTGGGATCAATGTTGATGGTATCCCTGGGGCACAGAACTCGCCTTATGCGTTTCTTCTGTTCACTGGCCTTATGTTTCTCCTTGGATTTGTTTTGATTGTGATTGGTCTGCTATACTTGGGGCTTAAACCGCCCATCACAGAAGAGCAAGTGGAAGTTAGAAAGTTGGAGCTACAAGATGTCGTCAAAATATTTCAACATGAAGCAGAGACTCATGCCCAACTCCGGAGAAACAACCTCTCTCCAACGGCCGGAGATATGTTTGATGCTGATTATATTCTCATCCAGTAA